Genomic DNA from Salvia miltiorrhiza cultivar Shanhuang (shh) chromosome 1, IMPLAD_Smil_shh, whole genome shotgun sequence:
atttgattaaatgttcATTTAGTATAAAGTAGAGGAATGAAAAAAGAGtagaatcaaataaatgagaGGAATTGTAATAATATctgttatttttattgagtgtttgattcAACAATAGAAAGAAATCATTagtaagatattttatttattttgtttattttctattttgagGGATAACAAATTAGATAACTGTATTATCCTTAAATAAGGATATTAATTAACTCAttactaaaattaaatataataaataatatatttaattaattgaatctctTTCGAAGGTGGAGGAAACTAACCAAACATGAGTTAAATGGATAACAAACTACCGATGAATTTgcaataattttaaattgaacgaGTAAACTGTTAAAGTTTGAGTGATGAATAACTTTAtgttaaatgataaaaatgaaaaagttgtGTGTTTATCTAGTGAGAAATTTAGGTTTCAGTTAATTAGGATAATCTGCATTGAATCTGGTGATTTTATCCGCTCGGCCTAAAGGTATAAGGCTGGACACATTATATACTTACATATATTTCGTTGGGTTAATTATGTCGTTTACTCAGTTTTTAGCATTTTTTAAAGtgattttcacttttttttattataaaataaaaataattactacaAGATGAAACGACGATGAAATTCGACTAGGCGACTCATCACTTCCAtgatcaaattttgtaaaaaaaacaatttttggAAAAATCTAAAGATTAAGaggttttttaattaaaaaggaAATTAGAGAGATTATGGTGAAAATTAGAGTTAGTGAAAATGATTAAGGGGTTTAGTCGGAGGCAGGCCATATAATTATTACACGCAAACTCACCCACAAgacattttctctttcctttcagCCCCGAGTCTCCCTCTCTCCACTTCGGATgagactttctctctctatatctatATCTGTATCCACACACACCAGAGCTTCGGTTTAGGCACAAAACCAACGTAAACATAAAAAAACACAACCCCAAAACAACCAAATCCCATCTTCTCTCGGATCttgtaaaagaaaattaaaaatcaatccAACTCAGCCTGCTTCAATTCGATTGCTGCTGCGGCAATGACGAGGAGGTGCTCGCATTGCAGCCACAACGGCCACAATTCCCGCACGTGTCCGAATCGAGGCGTCAAGCTTTTTGGGGTCCGATTGACTGATGGTTCGATTCGGAAGAGCGCCAGTATGGGTAATTTGACCCATTAcatgggcggcggcggcgggagcGGGAGCGCCACGCCAGTCAGCGGCGCTGCTCACGACTCTCCGGCGGACACCCCCGACCACCCCTCTGCTggctccgccgccgccgacggcTACGCGTCTGAAGACTTCGTTGCTGGGTCTTCTTCCAGCCGGGAGAGGAAGAAAggttttaatttcattttcttttaattttttttttcttaattaaagtTTTGATTCGCTTTGTTTCTATTTTGATTATAATTTGGGGCTATTTGCTCATGGTGTGTATATGGACTAGTTTTTGTGGTCTAATTTGTGTGTGGATCTGATtaatttgtgaatttactgttgaTTTTGGATAAAATTGATTCATTCGTACCAGCAGAATTCAATGATGTGTTGCAATCGATCattttgaatgtttttgtaAGCATATGGTTTTAGTATAGACTGTTGGAGCGTTTAGATAAGCTTAGGTCGGTATAAGAttgaattttctttttgttgGTATAATAAAGGAAAGCAGAAAAGGATGTTTAGTGGTACCTAATTTACATCTATCCATATTAATATGCTGATTTGTGTATGGAATTTAGGGTGTTACAGTTGCATGTGCTTTCAATCTGATTGTATGCATCAATTTTTAGGCTTATTTAGAATTCCGAATTCAACTGTTTGGCTGCGCCCGGGGAAGAATGGTTCGGGAATCTAAACTAACTTGACTGTTTTTGTCATGATCTAATGTGTTTTTTGCCTCTGTTAAGGAAATTAATTGTACTCGTGTATGCATTCGGCGTCTCTGTGGGATTGGATTGCTTGGAAACTTGCTAAGTGCTTGAAAAAGACTGAAATTGATGTTAGTGCTGTAATCTAAAGACTTGGAATAAAGGGGAACAAAAGATAATAAAGACGAGTACTTTGTGTTCTATTTCCTCTCTTTCTATAGGGAATAGAATGAGAGGATGAATATAtgatatgtgtgtgtgtggtctATATGACATTGCTAGGTTTGGATAGTAGGATCTCATCTGATTATTGGTTGGGAAAAAGCACTCTGGTTTGTCTGCTATGCTTGGTCCGACATACCATCCCTGCAATTCTGTGTCTATTTTGAGAATCCATGATGGCTGCGTCCAATGCTATAATACACGGGGAAGAGGAGAAGAGGAGAAGAGGGGATAAGGACATGACATAGATGCTAAAAATGATTATATGCAGACCTAAGGTAGTCAAAATCTTTGCAAAAACAATTGTGGAGTCCAACCGAAGTTGCAAACTTCGATACTTATACCCTAAAGGGAGATGGCGAATGGGCATGTAGGTTGTGGTTTTCAGAGGTGGAGTTGGGTTAGGATTTCAAAGAGACGCTGACAGCTACGTCATATTATACATTTATGGGCACCTCATATCTTTTGTCCATGATCAAATTCCACCATTGTGCTTTGCCattgtttttatttatggtCTTTTCCTTTGCCTTTCCCTTTTCAGTTGATATTTTCACAGTGTGAGAATTTACTTCAAAATAGTTGTACTTCTATTTTCCAGGAGTGCCTTGGACAGAAGAAGAACATAGGTTATTTCTGCTTGGTTTGCAAAAGCTTGGCAAAGGTGATTGGCGTGGCATTGCACGGAACTATGTGATCTCTAGAACACCTACTCAGGTTGCTAGCCATGCCCAAAAGTACTTCATCAGACAAAGTAATGTGTCTAGGAGGAAAAGACGCTCGAGCCTATTTGATATTGTGGCCGATGAAGTAAGCCTTATTTGTTATTCCTATGTATATATTTACACATTTAGTAGGTCTTCAAAGACGTTTAGCTATATGCAAAACAAGATGTTATGGAACAGATGGCTCCACGTATCCACTTTTTCTGGAAAAAGGTAATCGGTCTGATTATAGGCTGCTTGACTCGCAGCACAAACATCAGATCGTAGATAGAAGGTTTATAATGTTGGGGGAAGCTAAGCCAACTTATAAACTGTTTGCAACTTATCTTTCAATTAGGAAGCAAAGCTAATCATTCTAATGTTCGGTTTTTCCCTCCTGCAGTCTGCCGATACTACTGTGATGTCAAGGGATTTTTTCCCTGTGAACCCTTCTCAAGCCGAGACACAAAGCAGCACTCCAGCGGCACCTGCTGCTGTGGATGAAGAATGTGAATCCATGGAATCTGCAAACTCCAACGACGGGGACACTGCTCTGACGAACCCGGAGGGCTCTCAATATCCTTACCCCGTCATGTATCCTGCTTATGTCGCTCCACTCTTCCCGTTGCCCGTTCAATTTTGGCCAGGATACAACACAGAGCCCGTCAAAGCAGAAACCCATGAAGTGGTGAAGCCAACTGCTGTGCATTCGAAGAGCCCTATCAATGTGGACGAGCTTGTTGGCATGTCGAATCTAAGCCTAGGGGAATCCATCGGGGATGGTGGGCCGTCAGCCCTCTCACTTAAACTCGTTGAAGGCTCTGAGAGGCCGTCTGCGTTTCAGGCGAATCCAGCTTCTGGTAATTCAGGCATGAACTCTAGTCACAATCCAATTCATGCCCTCTAGATTGGAAAAAAAAACATGTTATTGTGATGTGAGATCACTCAGTGCCGTTGAGCTCTGGAGATCTCTCTTGTTAATAGAAGATGATAGTGTTTAGAGTGGTTTCGGTaagttataattttatttgttaggTTGTCTTAATAAGTGTGTTTAGGAAGGATTAACTCAGCCTCAACTTAACTCTGTAGACACCAGAAACttgtttttcaaattatttgaatCTTTCACAACTTCTGCTTGTCTGCTCAGCTCCAACACAAATGTGCATACTTATTTTTATGCTCCATATTTGATCCATTTATgtgatgtatatatatttcttcAAGTTTCCTCAAGTAAAACTATTTTGTATCAAGAGCTATTGTTTTCGTTAAAACACGTTTAAAATTTTCACTTTAAAGAGCTAGAATTGTGAGATTGTGTTGCACATATTTGTGTTAATTGAATTAGTTCGACTCTGGGAGGCATAGTTTATTAACATTAGTGTTGTTAGGATGTTAATCCAACTCAAATGGAGGCTGCTAATCAAGTCAGTGCAGTGCTGTTTGATTGAAAGCTCATCATCTACTTGTATGCCCAACATTTGAGTTTATCTtcaaccaaaatagaaaaacgTAGATTGTGCACAAGGATGATAGTTTGAAGTTGTTTAATcataatttatgttttcaaCTTTCAGTGTTCAATAAAAATATCCTCAATCTGCTTTTCACTtaaaaaatgatatatatatatatatttattatccTTATAAAATTTGACGATGAAACGAGGAATCACATATTTGGATTCTTAGGTCTTTTTTTAAGATTTagggtttttaaaaaaaaaaaattatattgaatTATGCAGACTCTTGCTAAGTGACTCATTATTTCTGTAAGATGggaaatactatttttttttttcaaaattgagataatgaaaacataaattatgaatattttcttagaaaaatataaaaattgagGACACACTATAATTGATTAATGTAAAAATACTTGTGTTGGAAAGACACGTTTCAACATGAGAGAACTCTTTTTTtgcttaaaaaaattactactattattaCAATCATTTCGTTAGTGCACTTCACATCTACCATGGTGATATCGACGATAATGGGTTTTTATATAAGTTGACTAATTCATAATTGCCTttggttattattattatttttttcattgcCTTTGGTTGAGGACCTTGGAGGTTAATCCCAATTGATGTAATCCATATTCCACCTATTATTTGTAGTTTCATTAACTTATTTTGGGTCCATGCAGAGTAACAAATCCAAATTCCCCCTAGTTTGAGCCACTACCTGCCGAGCATGAGATAGGATGAGACCTTTTCAGCAAggaattattttaaaagtttcaCCGCCCAACTTTCTATGTCTTCTACTTTACTAAAAGGGCATATTTTGTACTAGACAAACAACAAAATGGAAATCAAAGTTttctataaatataaatttaataaattatagtcaTATTTTAGTATTTTGAGCATAAATAACTACTCATAATTTTGTACGTATAAACACGccctctttctccctctccctcaaacTCTCTATTTCTTCTTTTGCATTCCCTCTTTATCTCCaataactctctctctctctctctcttagggatgtcaatcgagTACGACGGGTACGGTGGCTCCCTGCCCATATCCACGAGCGAAAGCCGTACCCACCACCTGACTTGTAACCCACGATGGGTACTCTCTACCACCCACACCCACCATCTGCGGAATCGTCGGGTATCCGCCAACCTGCTACTCGTAAACTAGAAACGACGACTTGGGCGAGCAAAGGTGGAGGCATGGCTGCATGGTTGATCGAGGGAGAGGACTAGTAGCAAGCTCGCGGTGGTCTTACTTGTGCAGAGGCGCCGGACGAAGAGCGGCATGGCTGCAGAAATGTCCGGCGGCTGATCAAGGGCTGAATCGCGCAGAGGCGCGCTCTGGCGGCTGGGCTTGACGGTGGTGGCGGAGGACGACGTCTAGAGGGGCGAACAACAAGGAGAAGGTGGTGAGGCGGTGGTTGTGAGGGACGTAGGCGGCTGGGCATGTGATGTGAGAGGGAGTGTTTGGCAGAATTAGGGCTCCAAATGGGCATGTTGGGTTATGCACCCCACATACAAACGCTATATTCAGGGGTGGGTCGGGCTTACTAAGGTTATTATTTATGGGTATCAACTCCCGGGTATCGGGTATTTCGAGGGTATTTTTGCTGGTAAACGGGTTTTGCGGGTACGGATAGTAAATATACAAATTCATACCAGCGAACTTAATGAATAGTGAATTCTAACCACAAAGCTATttgtggatatcaaatgcccCTCAAACTCGCACCTATTAgggtcgggtacccgcgggtaaattgtcatccctactccctctctctctatctttatcTCCGACGACTCATCTTCTCAGACTTTATTCATTGTCGCCATTGCTATCCTCTTCTCCGAATTTACCCGAACGACACCGTCACTGTCCTATTCTCCATAATCCGGTGAACTACACCATCGAGTTGTTGTTGCTAGATCTAATCCTCTTCTTTGAGATCTAGTTCCAGTATATGAGAATTATGAGATCGAGATCCAGATATATAAAGATCCTGAATGAAATTGTACGAATGGTTAATTTTCTACCATGTGTTCAAAGATCTATCTTGCCAACCAAAGGAATGGAATGTATCAATGCGCCTATTAGTACCATCCATTACGTCCATTCCGAGATTTGTCATCCCAAATGTTGACACAAATGATGTGAATGAAGTCATTACAACCATTAGAAGATCCGTCGCATATATGCACGACACAAATGGTATGAAAAAACACATTCATAGCATTCCTACCAAATACATTGACAGATACTTATTGGGCGGTGAAGAAACGAATCTCCAACTTTGTAGTTGGATTTACCACGCTGCCCCAAGCGACGCCTTCATCTTCTCTCTATAAAGAAAGTGATGAAAATGAAGAAATTGAAGATTTAGTTTAGACATTTAGTTAGATTTGTGAgattttgtgttatttcaaCAAATTTTGGGACGAATGATGCGAATAGACCCTTTTGTACCATTTGTTCCAAGCGCAGGATTGACAAATCTTGGGACGAATGGTGCGAATAGGTCATTTCGTACCATTCATCCCA
This window encodes:
- the LOC131015237 gene encoding transcription factor MYBS3-like yields the protein MTRRCSHCSHNGHNSRTCPNRGVKLFGVRLTDGSIRKSASMGNLTHYMGGGGGSGSATPVSGAAHDSPADTPDHPSAGSAAADGYASEDFVAGSSSSRERKKGVPWTEEEHRLFLLGLQKLGKGDWRGIARNYVISRTPTQVASHAQKYFIRQSNVSRRKRRSSLFDIVADESADTTVMSRDFFPVNPSQAETQSSTPAAPAAVDEECESMESANSNDGDTALTNPEGSQYPYPVMYPAYVAPLFPLPVQFWPGYNTEPVKAETHEVVKPTAVHSKSPINVDELVGMSNLSLGESIGDGGPSALSLKLVEGSERPSAFQANPASGNSGMNSSHNPIHAL